TCCTGGTGCATAGTCTTCATCACCCCCCTGGCTTAATCAGAAATAGAAAACCAGTGTCACATATAGCCTGATATATCAAACACACGCATATctacaaagagagagagaaagaaagtcTAATAGGTTTCAAACCGGTAAACCCcttatatattcaattaaCCAAAGAACTATAACACAAAAGATGATTGATAATCAGGAGAAGTCTAACTCTCAACCACGACCCAAACCAATATACGAGACCAATCCAGAATATCCCAACTCGTTCTGCCAAAACTATACTGCGCTCTAGCTAACTGACTAACCTATAGTTGCTGAGCTATCAACGCAGCTACATGGGGTAATTACAATGCTCCTACAGTATCTTAACACAAGGCTTATCAGCgggaagcaaagaagaagcagaagtcATCGGCATGTACACGTTTACAGGCCAAGCAAAAAACAGAAgttataaaactgaaaatgatCACCTTTTGATCACGTGGTTCAGGAAGAGCAACCTGCTCCAAACTTTGTTGCAATTCAAGACGATATTGAGCGTTTCTAAACATATATCCAGTCATCAACACGCTCATCATCAGCTGTGCAAGGTTCTCAGCAACCTAAAGCAATATATAATGCTCAATTCAACAAATAAATCCAAGTAACAAACACAGTACACAACTTGTTGAAAACGTATCGCTTACATAAAGCACTCACAGAGGTGACAGTAACGGCGAAAAACTGCGGTGGCAGCGTTCCAATCATATTCGTCACAGTTTGTCTCATTGCTTCAACCACCTAAGAAACAAGATAGAATCAATCATAAGCTCTAACTCTAAATGGttcttttgagaaaatgaAGCAGAGTAAAGTTACATGTTTAGGGGCACGTTTAACGAACATCTCCATGAACTCTGGCTTCACATTCTGAACATACTCCAGTAGAATATCCCTTCTGCTTTTGGGCTGCTGCTTAAAACCAGTGATCGATTGTGATTAGGGCTAATATCAATTTCGAATGCTGAACCAATGGAATTTCAAGCTCAAATGCAAATTTACCCGAGTGCCATTGGGAGGCGTGGAGGAATCTGCAGaggaatcagaagaagaaccaTAAGCTTTAACtctcaaaaccaacaaattcCCAGTTCCGCTACACTTCCAAGTGTTCGTCTTCAAGGGGAAGGTCACAGAGGAGGAAGTAGTAGAGAGTTTAGGTTCATGGTTGGCTAAAAAAGACGGACAAGGACGAGATGGTGGTGATTGCAAGAGCGAGAATTGCATTGATAACGAACACATCTCAAgatttaaaccctaaaatcgtAGAATCCAACACTAGGATCGCTGGAAATCGAAGCTTTTCGCTAGCTTCGGATTTTATCTCGCGACTGTGACTTTTTTTTGCAcgctccttttcttttttccttatcttccaaaatttgattattgtgtaattgatttgatttcatcaGGAAATTGGTACGAACCGGTTCGGATAAGGAAAATAGTATTTGTTTACGACGTTGTGACAAGTCCACTGGACCAATCAAACCGGTTTCGGAATCGTTGAGATCGAACCGGTTTTatgattcaaatttaaaattaccGGTTTTCTGGGATTCCTTCATCATCGGTCATCACTCGCTTAGAGTTAGAGTAAGATCgataagagaacaaaaaaacaaaaacaggcgaaacaacaacaaaaatgttggCTAGGGTTTTGAAATCGGAATCTGCTACTGCTTCTACCTGATTGATCAGCACGAGAttgattcatcttctttccGTCAAGACATGTATACTTTCATCAAAGGGCCAAGGAACATTAGAAGGAGAGAGTTTGAAATTGACAAGTGGGTTTCATTATCTCAAAATTTAAGATGATGCCACTGATTTGTTCGATGATATGGTTAGATCTCACATCATACTAAGAGAAGAAACCATTGTGTGTCACTGTTTGATTTGAGTCTTGGGAACCAAACGTTGGTTTACAAGAGACTTGTAATTGCTCACGacatatttgtttagtttattttcatattttacgTTTAATGCATTAAGCGGATGGAACAAAATACTGTTGGGTGGAACAAAATACTATCGGATCTTATAGATGTCCATccgtttataaattttattcatagaaaatataatagGTTGGTTCAAATTATTATCCCACTTATacactaaatattttatatttaacaatactatatttagaagatttgattaagaattgaatatatatttggcAGATTCTTGTACGGTTTAGTATGAAGCGAAACTCGTTACAGAGCCCAATAATTTGTTCCGTAGGAGAAAAATAGGTTATTTAGTTTCACTAAaatttatcttaaaaaaaaatcactaaaatttagaaagaaGAACGATATTGACTTCAATAGCTCCAACTTAACTAATGTCAAAATTTAAGTAGATGTtataggaaaagaaaaaaacgttatTTAGATGGCAAAACCAGAGTTAAAGTCCCGGTCCGGCTAGATTAATCTTAACCGGTCAATGTACCGACCAATTAATGGAACCGGTAGTTTTCTGATTATGTTTTACTACGCTCACTCGGTCTCAGAGCTCACACTGTTTGAATGTACACTCCTTTATGGTTAGAGAGATCGAGAAgtgtgaaaaaaagaaaagagagatatcgagaagaaaaacaaaaaatcaggCGAAACTGGATGTAGACCCAATGTTGAAACTGGATGTAGACCCaatgttcaaacaaaaaatcaggTAGGATTTCTGAGGCCGTAGCTTTCTTTGATTATATGGTTGAAACTGGATGTAGACCCAATGTTGTCACCTTCAACACACTGATGAACAGTCTTTGTCGTGAGGGTCGAGTTCTTGAAGCGCTAGCTCTTGTTGATCGGATGGTAGAAGAAGGTCATCAACCTAACGCGGTTACTTACGGAACAATTGTAAATGGATTGTGTAAGATTGGTTGTCTCGGCTTTGAATCTGCTTAGGAAGATGGGGCAAAGCCACATCAAAGCCGATGTTGTAATCTCTACTGCCATCGTTGATCGCCTTTGCAAGGACGGGAACCACATCAATGCTCAAAACCTTTTCACTGAAATGCATGAGAAAGGTATTTTTCCCAATGTTCTCACTTACAATTGTATGATAGACTCTTTTTGTCACTCTGGTAGATGGAGTGATGCCGACCAATTGTTGCGTCATATGATTGAAAAGCAAATCAATCCTGATATTGTTACTTTCAGTGCATTGATCAATGCATTtgtcaaagaaagaaaggtcTCCGAGGCTGAAGAAATATACAAGGAGATGCTTCGTTGGAGTATATTTCCTACCACAATCACATATAACTCAATGATCGATGGATTTTGCAAGCAGGATCGTGTAGATGATGCAAAGCGCATGTTAGATTCGATGGCTAGCAAGGGCTGCTCTCCGGATGTAGTCACTTTTAGCACCCTAATCAATGGCTATTGTAAGGCTAAAAGGGTTGACAATGGAATGGAGATTTTCTGTGAGATGCATCGAAGAGGAATAGTTGCTAATACAGTTACTTACACTACTTTGATTCATGGGTTTTGTCAAGTGGGTGATCTCGATGCCGCTCAAGACCTTCTCAATGAGATGATTTCTTGTGGTGTGGCTCCAGATTACATCACTTTCCACTGTATGCTGGCCGGCTTATGCAGTAAGAAAGAATTACGAAAAGCATTTGCAATATTGGAGGATCTGCAGAAGAGTGAGGTATGTCCTCgtctcattttttttcttttcagtttaTGCTCTTTCATTTTGGGTTTCGGAGAAGTTTGCTATCGAATTGTCCAAGTCAAATTTAAGATACAGAGTCTAGATTAACCCTCTCTGATTAGCTTAGTGTGTTTGCTTTGCAGGATCATCATTTGGAGGATGAATGAAATAATGGAAGATTCAATGCCATTTTGCTTCTTGCTTGATCGATTTCGATTCTGATGTTTCCacttgttaatttttttttatttgtcgtGCTTATTTATTTCACTGTTGAAATGAGATATGTTATGTGATGGTCAATTTTAACTTGTTCTGATGTCTCTATAAGTGAAAACaactttgaaatttgaatcaCTGAAGGTTTCAAATTTCTACCGTCTCTGatagaaaaatagaaacacaCAACATAAAAGTTTGAAGATTCACGTATGATTAAGGAAATGGTCTTGTTTTCGTAAGTTTGAAGTTTTACTCATGGATTAGGATCCATTGTCTTGTTATGAGAAGCGTGCAGCTTTATTCATGGATTTGGGATCCTTGtcttgttatatattttttgtaagtttacTCATGgaatatgaatcaaaattaTGTAAACATTACAATTCCAGTTTGTGTGTAAtgtattaattaatgtatacataaaataagaaCAGTTAGTCAAAGTAAATGCATTTGAGAGATTCATGTGTACCTATATGAAATGCTATAACACATCTCATTGATTTTGCTCTTTACAGTTTTAAGCTATTGATGTCAAAATTGGGCAACCATGATAGTGCCATAAGAATcagcaaaaagaaaataaaagaatcaaTTGGTCTTGATTGGTTCCAGTTAATCCATAATTCTGGTTTGCTCAAGTTTCCCTATTCTTCCTTGTTGAAATTATTACCTTCATTAGGCAAAATTGTATTTACAATAATCCAACGATTTTCGTGCGTAACATTAGGTGATTAGAAATTTAGAATCATAGAGAACCTCACAGGTTAAGTGGACAGGGTTAAGTTAATAGTAAGACATATGAAAACTTAGTTAAGGTGTTTGTTTGAATTAtgttaagaaagaagaacaaaaggaCATCATATGCTTAGTTACACAATTAGCTACCAAACAACATCAGATCAAATCCAtcacaaatcttcttcttccagcCCTCGAGATGAATCTTGTGTCTTCACCGCCTTCTATTGAGTGGTTTCGCTGAAGATGAAGTGCTAATTGTTGGCCTTTTAGCACCTGTGGCAAATCAAGAGATGGCTTATGAGCAAATTGGCACTAAAGATCTACGGGAGATTTCTACTGAGTAGAAACAAGCATCTACTTTATATGAGATCTTTCATAGAAATCTAAGTAAGCTGTGATTAGAGCCTGCTATGAGTGTAATTAGAGGCAGACAGATTTGGTTTTTAGGACACAAGTCAAAGAGTTGATGTATAGAGCCATTACCTGTTAAAGCCTTAGAGGAGGAGCTAGTGGCAATTGACAGACGAGACGGTCTGGTTTGGCCTGGTGGTTTCAAGGTCTGCTTTGGAATCTTCGATGGAATATTAGTTCTGCTTTTAAAATccgaaaacaaaacaaacataagaaTCTGTAAATGCCTTCAGATTATTCTCTTAATGTGTGATAGTCGAGAATACTAACCTGTCTTTTGGCTCGGTTTTCCCCATTTTCACTGATTTCTCGAGTTTCTCAGAAGTCATGCGTGCTTCAGGTCGTTCTATTAGTTCAAGAGGCTTAGCAGTTTCAGGGAATAGAGTCAACTCTACTGCACTGCTTATGGATCCATCAGTTTCTGTTCCCATTGAAAGACAACTATCAGAGATATCACTCAATCTGTCCTCAGAATCTGCATCTGCAAGACCTACGAGTtcaacatcttcatcatcaaaatcgATTCCTTTCGCCGCACCAGCAAATTTAGATGGTTGGTGATAATCTTTTTGATGTTTACGTTCGTCTGATGATTGTTGTGAACCAGAATCCGAATGCTTGCTGCTATATTCAGAGCAGTTGTCAACATCTGAGGTTCCTCTTCCAAATAAACCAGAGGCCTTTCCTCGTCGAGCGTTTGGTGACGCTCCAATAGAATGTCTTCTAGGTGATGTAGGCCCCACCAACCTTAAATTGCTTAATCCACGTTTCAGGGATGTTGCATTATTACCTTTTACcttctgaaaattttgtagctcttcatctttcttagCAATTACATCCTTCAAGTTCGATACCTGTTATATCAAGCAATATCAATATACGAATACCTTTGTGCTCTTTAACTTTCAATAGCCAAAATTAAATcttgagagagatagagagagaaagagaatacAAACCTGTTCCATGAGTTGTCTTACATCTCGACCCTCTTTACTACTTTTGGCAGCACCTAACTCCACACCAGAAACCCTTTCGGCGAATTTCAAAGTGCTTACTGTCTCAGCATAAGAATCGCCATCAGGATTGACTTGGACAAACATAAGAGTTTTAGCCTGTCCAcctaagaaaaaagagagaatagcTAAGGGAATCAACAACATAAAGCAAACATCAATTTTATGCAATACATATAAACAAATCTATTTTCTTCAGAGAGTGATACTTACCCAAAGAACTTTGAAGGACTTGAGTCAATTTGCTGTTTCTGTAAGGAACATGAGGGTTCTTGTGCGCTAAAGCAAATATGACATCCCCAAGTGCTGACAATGATTTGTTGATATGCTGAGCTTCCTTGAGCCTCTCTCCGGTTGCCTCAGAGCGATCAACCCTCTCACTTCCAGCAAGGTCAACTAAATGCAAACTGCCCCGCAAAATTGAATCG
This sequence is a window from Arabidopsis thaliana chromosome 1 sequence. Protein-coding genes within it:
- a CDS encoding uncharacterized protein (unknown protein; FUNCTIONS IN: molecular_function unknown; INVOLVED IN: biological_process unknown; LOCATED IN: chloroplast; EXPRESSED IN: 22 plant structures; EXPRESSED DURING: 13 growth stages; BEST Arabidopsis thaliana protein match is: unknown protein (TAIR:AT2G14910.1); Has 35333 Blast hits to 34131 proteins in 2444 species: Archae - 798; Bacteria - 22429; Metazoa - 974; Fungi - 991; Plants - 531; Viruses - 0; Other Eukaryotes - 9610 (source: NCBI BLink).) codes for the protein MCSLSMQFSLLQSPPSRPCPSFLANHEPKLSTTSSSVTFPLKTNTWKCSGTGNLLVLRVKAYGSSSDSSADSSTPPNGTRQPKSRRDILLEYVQNVKPEFMEMFVKRAPKHVVEAMRQTVTNMIGTLPPQFFAVTVTSVAENLAQLMMSVLMTGYMFRNAQYRLELQQSLEQVALPEPRDQKGGDEDYAPGTQKNVSGEVIRWNNVSGPEKIDAKKYIELLEAEIEELNRQVGRKSANQQNEILEYLKSLEPQNLKA
- a CDS encoding Tetratricopeptide repeat (TPR)-like superfamily protein (Tetratricopeptide repeat (TPR)-like superfamily protein; INVOLVED IN: biological_process unknown; LOCATED IN: cellular_component unknown; EXPRESSED IN: male gametophyte, pollen tube; EXPRESSED DURING: M germinated pollen stage; CONTAINS InterPro DOMAIN/s: Pentatricopeptide repeat (InterPro:IPR002885); BEST Arabidopsis thaliana protein match is: Tetratricopeptide repeat (TPR)-like superfamily protein (TAIR:AT1G63230.1); Has 48080 Blast hits to 10541 proteins in 250 species: Archae - 4; Bacteria - 29; Metazoa - 310; Fungi - 282; Plants - 46569; Viruses - 0; Other Eukaryotes - 886 (source: NCBI BLink).) is translated as MLRWSIFPTTITYNSMIDGFCKQDRVDDAKRMLDSMASKGCSPDVVTFSTLINGYCKAKRVDNGMEIFCEMHRRGIVANTVTYTTLIHGFCQVGDLDAAQDLLNEMISCGVAPDYITFHCMLAGLCSKKELRKAFAILEDLQKSEDHHLEDE
- a CDS encoding uncharacterized protein (unknown protein; FUNCTIONS IN: molecular_function unknown; INVOLVED IN: biological_process unknown; LOCATED IN: chloroplast; EXPRESSED IN: 22 plant structures; EXPRESSED DURING: 13 growth stages; BEST Arabidopsis thaliana protein match is: unknown protein (TAIR:AT2G14910.1); Has 537 Blast hits to 411 proteins in 100 species: Archae - 0; Bacteria - 231; Metazoa - 0; Fungi - 0; Plants - 94; Viruses - 0; Other Eukaryotes - 212 (source: NCBI BLink).), translating into MCSLSMQFSLLQSPPSRPCPSFLANHEPKLSTTSSSVTFPLKTNTWKCSGTGNLLVLRVKAYGSSSDSSADSSTPPNGTRQPKSRRDILLEYVQNVKPEFMEMFVKRAPKHVVEAMRQTVTNMIGTLPPQFFAVTVTSVAENLAQLMMSVLMTGYMFRNAQYRLELQQSLEQVALPEPRDQKGGDEDYAPGTQKNVSGEVIRWNNVSGPEKIDAKKYIELLEAEIEELNRQVGRKSANQQNEILEYLKSLEPQNLKELTSTAGEDVAVAMNTFVKRLLAVSDPNQMKTNVTETSAADLAKLLYWLMVVGYSIRNIEVRFDMERVLGTQPKLAELPPGEII
- a CDS encoding Tetratricopeptide repeat (TPR)-like superfamily protein (Tetratricopeptide repeat (TPR)-like superfamily protein; CONTAINS InterPro DOMAIN/s: Pentatricopeptide repeat (InterPro:IPR002885); BEST Arabidopsis thaliana protein match is: Tetratricopeptide repeat (TPR)-like superfamily protein (TAIR:AT1G63230.1); Has 61970 Blast hits to 14178 proteins in 278 species: Archae - 7; Bacteria - 38; Metazoa - 571; Fungi - 630; Plants - 59226; Viruses - 0; Other Eukaryotes - 1498 (source: NCBI BLink).) translates to MDCVRLVVSALNLLRKMGQSHIKADVVISTAIVDRLCKDGNHINAQNLFTEMHEKGIFPNVLTYNCMIDSFCHSGRWSDADQLLRHMIEKQINPDIVTFSALINAFVKERKVSEAEEIYKEMLRWSIFPTTITYNSMIDGFCKQDRVDDAKRMLDSMASKGCSPDVVTFSTLINGYCKAKRVDNGMEIFCEMHRRGIVANTVTYTTLIHGFCQVGDLDAAQDLLNEMISCGVAPDYITFHCMLAGLCSKKELRKAFAILEDLQKSEDHHLEDE